From a region of the Pongo abelii isolate AG06213 chromosome 9, NHGRI_mPonAbe1-v2.0_pri, whole genome shotgun sequence genome:
- the TMX2 gene encoding thioredoxin-related transmembrane protein 2 isoform X2: protein MLGEAGRDLRRRRAVTVTAEKMAVLAPLIALVYSVPRLSRWLAQPYYLLSALLSAAFLLVRKLPPLCHGLPTQREDGNPCDFDWREVEILMFLSAIVMMKNRRSITVEQHIGNIFMFSKVANAILFFRLDIRMGLLYITLCIVFLMTCKPPLYMGPEYIKYFNDKTIDEELERDKKVTWIVEFFANWSNDCQSFAPIYADLSLKYNCTGLNFGKVDVGRYTDVQSEHITPHQATPYPDPVPRWQGGNAAATD from the exons ATGTTGGGGGAGGCGGGGCGAGACCTACGACGCCGGCGAGCGGTGACCGTTACGGCCGAAAAGATGGCGGTCTTGGCACCTCTGATTGCTCTGGTGTATTCGGTGCCGCGACTTTCACGATGGCTCGCCCAACCTTACTACCTTCTGTCGGCCCTGCTCTCTGCTGCCTTCCTACTCGTGAGGAAACTGCCGCCGCTCTGCCATGGTCTGCCTACCCAACGCGAAGACGGTAACCCGTGTGACTTTGACTGG AGAGAAGTGGAGATCCTGATGTTTCTCAGTGCCATTGTGATGATGAAGAACCGCAGATCCA TCACTGTGGAGCAACATATAGGCAACATTTTCATGTTTAGTAAAGTGGCCAACGCAATTCTTTTCTTCCGCTTGGATATTCGCATGGGCCTACTTTACATCACACTCTGCATAG TGTTCCTGATGACGTGCAAACCCCCTCTGTATATGGGCCCTGAGTATATCAAGTACTTCAATGATAAAACCATTGAT GAGGAACTAGAACGGGACAAGAAGGTCACTTGGATTGTGGAGTTCTTTGCCAATTGGTCTAATGACTGCCAATCATTTGCCCCTATCTATGCTGACCTCTCCCTTAA GTACAACTGTACAGGGCTAAATTTTGGGAAGGTGGATGTTGGACGCTATACTGAT GTACAAAGTGAGCACATCACCCCTCACCAAGCAACTCCCTACCCTGATCCTGTTCCAAGGTGGCAAGGAGGTAATGCGGCGGCCACAGATTGA
- the LOC100435188 gene encoding peptidyl-prolyl cis-trans isomerase A-like: MVNPTVFFDITVDGEPLGRISFELFADKVPKTTENFRALSTGQKGFGYKSSCFHRIIPGFMYQGGDFTRHNGTGGKSIYGEKFDDENFILKHTGPGTLSMANAGPNTKGSQLFIYTAKSEWLDGKHVVFGKVKEGMNIVEAMERFGSRNGKTSKKITIADYG, from the coding sequence ATGGTCAATCCCACCGTGTTCTTCGACATCACCGTGGATGGTGAGCCCCTGGGCCGCATCTCCTTCGAGCTGTTTGCAGACAAAGTTCCAAAGACAACAGAAAACTTTCGTGCTCTGAGCACTGGACAAAAAGGATTTGGTTATAAGAGTTCCTGCTTTCACAGAATTATTCCAGGGTTTATGTATCAGGGTGGTGACTTCACACGCCATAATGGCACTGGTGGCAAGTCCATCTATGGGGAGAAATTTGATGATGAGAACTTCATCCTAAAGCATACAGGTCCTGGCACCTTGTCCATGGCAAATGCTGGACCCAACACAAAAGGTTCCCAGCTTTTCATCTACACTGCCAAGAGTGAGTGGTTGGATGGCAAGCATGTGGTCTTTGGCAAGGTGAAAGAAGGCATGAATATTGTAGAGGCCATGGAGCGCTTTGGGTCCAGGAATGGCAAGACCAGTAAGAAGATCACCATTGCTGACTATGGATAA
- the MED19 gene encoding mediator of RNA polymerase II transcription subunit 19, which translates to MKITNARHRDNAGAEGTMENFTALFGAQADPPPPPTALGFGPGKPPPPPPPPPGGGPGTAPPPTAATAPPGADKSGAGCGPFYLMRELPGSTELTGSTNLITHYNLEQAYNKFCGKKVKEKLSNFLPDLPGMIDLPGSHDNSSLRSLIEKPPILSSSFNPITGTMLAGFRLHTGPLPEQCRLMHIQPPKKKNKHKHKQSRTQDPVPPETPSDSDHKKKKKKKEEDPERKRKKKEKKKKKNRHSPDHPGMGSSQASSSSSLR; encoded by the exons ATGAAAATTACCAACGCCAGACACCGAGACAACGCCGGGGCGGAGGGTACGATGGAGAATTTCACGGCACTGTTCGGGGCTCAGGCTGACCCACCACCGCCCCCAACCGCACTCGGCTTCGGACCAGGAAAGCCTCCACCCCCGCCACCGCCTCCTCCGGGCGGGGGACCCGGCACGGCCCCGCCTCCCACCGCGGCCACGGCCCCTCCTGGCGCGGACAAGTCTGGAGCTGGCTGTGGCCCTTTTTACCTCATGAGGGAACTGCCAG GTAGCACAGAGCTGACAGGCAGCACGAATCTGATCACACACTACAACTTGGAACAAGCCTATAATAAATTCTGTGggaagaaggtgaaggagaagctaAGTAACTTCCTGCCTGACCTGCCAGGGATGATTGATCTGCCTGGTTCCCATGATAACAGCAGCCTCCGCTCTCTCATTGAGAAGCCCCCTATTCTCAGTAGCTCTTTTAATCCTATCACAGGGACCATGCTGGCCGGCTTCCGCCTCCACACTGGCCCG TTGCCGGAGCAGTGTCGTCTGATGCatattcagcctcccaagaagaaGAATAAGCACAAGCACAAACAGAGCCGTACCCAGGATCCTGTCCCCCCAG AAACACCATCCGACTCAGatcacaagaagaagaaaaagaaaaaagaagaggatcCTGAacggaaaaggaagaagaaagagaagaagaaaaagaag AACCGACATAGTCCAGACCACCCAGGTATGGGCAGCTCccaggccagcagcagcagcagcctacGCTAA